In Nasonia vitripennis strain AsymCx chromosome 2, Nvit_psr_1.1, whole genome shotgun sequence, a genomic segment contains:
- the LOC100121616 gene encoding transmembrane protein 268 isoform X1, producing the protein MSLPTTEDTTDHAAAIPPPGVQTKEWVKFEEEATPGASSTPKKADHGENKPETNIPALIKPDSVTVNVSKINKSLDPGEREHKKNDNYSGAVIATNSVQINLDRSGMNRSVTNEIPEHNLQPSAAGVFNPKSASLKTIDLRDASNGRNVISTPIGNIRQGFANGDTIVTLLPVNTKWPWITPARFRPELVPEELMAQGLTLTVEDYVHIMELLVNDVRFNMYNICYKRILVVWIFTAFVVLLGLLFSGVTGLTLFGLGVMWLVLNAAAIFLCMFIKIKLNHNLEKCMAQVNKHLLRHKIILGLDDRGKISCHKVNLCFIYFDTTDCIKKLQEVIEREEREGRVISNDESSRSRRQRELQQRMDIDDSDIVIQGATTTRVSRKQERAELLLLRYASRWSHHFVRHRLALAVDSQERNGRNSIGISVQPPRHCISARCPCQFIEEHLKYKPKGYPPGFTWCAYLSDPALRFDNLPHDLHHVP; encoded by the exons ATGAGCTTGCCAACGACAGAAGATACCACTGACCATGCAGCTGCCATTCCACCACCCGGTGTACAAACTAAAGAATGGGTGAAGTTCGAGGAGGAAGCAACCCCTGGTGCTTCCTCTACCCCAAAGAAAGCTGATCATGGAGAAAACAAGCCAGAAACAAACATTCCAGCTCTCATCAAACCAGACTCTGTGACAGTAAATGTCAGTAAAATCAACAAATCCTTGGATccaggagagcgagagcacaAGAAGAATGACAATTACAGTGGAGCTGTTATTGCAACCAATTCTGTTCAAATCAATTTAGATCGCTCTGGGATGAATCGTTCAGTGACAAATGAAATCCCAGAGCATAACCTGCAGCCCTCTGCAGCAGGTGTTTTTAATCCAAAAAGTGCCTCCTTGAAAACTATAGATTTGCGCGATGCCTCCAATGGCAGAAATGTCATAAGTACCCCTATTGGTAATATTAGGCAAGGCTTTGCCAATGGCGATACTATTGTTACTCTTTTACCGGTAAACACTAAGTGGCCTTGGATAACTCCAGCTAGGTTTCGTCCAGAACTAGTACCTGAAGAATTGATGGCACAAGGTCTAACG CTGACAGTTGAAGATTATGTGCACATAATGGAGCTTCTTGTAAACGACGTTCGATTCAACATGTACAATATTTGTTACAAGAGGATCCTTGTAGTATGGATATTCACCGCATTCGTGGTCTTATTAGGATTACTGTTCTCTGGAGTAACTGGACTTACATTATTTGGTCTAGGAGTCATGTGGCTGGTCCTAAATGCTGCTGCCATATTTTTATGCATGttcataaaaatcaaattaaatcaCAACCTTGAGAAGTGCATGGCTCAAGTCAATAAGCATCTACTTCGGCATAAAATTATTCTCGGCCTTGATGACAGAGGAAAGATATCATGTCACAAAGTCAATTTATGCTTCATATATTTTGACACCACTGACTGCATC AAAAAATTACAAGAGGTAATTGAGCGTGAGGAGCGGGAAGGAAGAGTAATCAGTAACGACGAGAGCTCGAGATCGCGACGTCAGCgtgagctgcagcagcgcatgGACATTGATGACAGTGACATCGTCATTCAAGGCGCTACCACTACGCGAGTGTCGCGTAAACAG GAGCGGGCGGAGTTGCTGTTGCTGAGGTACGCGTCGCGCTGGTCGCATCATTTCGTGCGGCACAGGCTCGCCCTGGCCGTCGACTCGCAGGAGCGCAACGGGCGCAACTCGATCGGGATCTCGGTCCAGCCACCTCGTCACTGTATCTCTGCTCGCTGCCCTTGTCAATTCATTGAAGAACACCTTAAGTACAAGCCCAAAG
- the LOC100121616 gene encoding transmembrane protein 268 isoform X3 → MSLPTTEDTTDHAAAIPPPGVQTKEWVKFEEEATPGASSTPKKADHGENKPETNIPALIKPDSVTVNVSKINKSLDPGEREHKKNDNYSGAVIATNSVQINLDRSGMNRSVTNEIPEHNLQPSAAGVFNPKSASLKTIDLRDASNGRNVISTPIGNIRQGFANGDTIVTLLPVNTKWPWITPARFRPELVPEELMAQGLTLTVEDYVHIMELLVNDVRFNMYNICYKRILVVWIFTAFVVLLGLLFSGVTGLTLFGLGVMWLVLNAAAIFLCMFIKIKLNHNLEKCMAQVNKHLLRHKIILGLDDRGKISCHKVNLCFIYFDTTDCIKKLQEVIEREEREGRVISNDESSRSRRQRELQQRMDIDDSDIVIQGATTTRVSRKQTKSEQVFCRYAQRWAKDYLRRRLDWTVDEEGGNPSSPRHLSSGLCPCQYIEEWLRNKTHVQGRDFCPSWSSFLRDRGI, encoded by the exons ATGAGCTTGCCAACGACAGAAGATACCACTGACCATGCAGCTGCCATTCCACCACCCGGTGTACAAACTAAAGAATGGGTGAAGTTCGAGGAGGAAGCAACCCCTGGTGCTTCCTCTACCCCAAAGAAAGCTGATCATGGAGAAAACAAGCCAGAAACAAACATTCCAGCTCTCATCAAACCAGACTCTGTGACAGTAAATGTCAGTAAAATCAACAAATCCTTGGATccaggagagcgagagcacaAGAAGAATGACAATTACAGTGGAGCTGTTATTGCAACCAATTCTGTTCAAATCAATTTAGATCGCTCTGGGATGAATCGTTCAGTGACAAATGAAATCCCAGAGCATAACCTGCAGCCCTCTGCAGCAGGTGTTTTTAATCCAAAAAGTGCCTCCTTGAAAACTATAGATTTGCGCGATGCCTCCAATGGCAGAAATGTCATAAGTACCCCTATTGGTAATATTAGGCAAGGCTTTGCCAATGGCGATACTATTGTTACTCTTTTACCGGTAAACACTAAGTGGCCTTGGATAACTCCAGCTAGGTTTCGTCCAGAACTAGTACCTGAAGAATTGATGGCACAAGGTCTAACG CTGACAGTTGAAGATTATGTGCACATAATGGAGCTTCTTGTAAACGACGTTCGATTCAACATGTACAATATTTGTTACAAGAGGATCCTTGTAGTATGGATATTCACCGCATTCGTGGTCTTATTAGGATTACTGTTCTCTGGAGTAACTGGACTTACATTATTTGGTCTAGGAGTCATGTGGCTGGTCCTAAATGCTGCTGCCATATTTTTATGCATGttcataaaaatcaaattaaatcaCAACCTTGAGAAGTGCATGGCTCAAGTCAATAAGCATCTACTTCGGCATAAAATTATTCTCGGCCTTGATGACAGAGGAAAGATATCATGTCACAAAGTCAATTTATGCTTCATATATTTTGACACCACTGACTGCATC AAAAAATTACAAGAGGTAATTGAGCGTGAGGAGCGGGAAGGAAGAGTAATCAGTAACGACGAGAGCTCGAGATCGCGACGTCAGCgtgagctgcagcagcgcatgGACATTGATGACAGTGACATCGTCATTCAAGGCGCTACCACTACGCGAGTGTCGCGTAAACAG ACCAAAAGCGAGCAAGTGTTCTGCCGCTACGCACAACGTTGGGCTAAGGACTACCTGCGCCGGCGTCTCGACTGGACGGTCGACGAGGAAGGTGGAAATCCTTCTTCGCCCCGGCACTTGTCCTCCGGCCTCTGCCCTTGCCAGTATATTGAGGAATGGTTGCGTAATAAGACCCACGTCCAAGGCCGAGACTTCTGTCCCTCGTGGAGTAGTTTCCTCAGAGACAGGGGCATTTAA
- the LOC100121616 gene encoding transmembrane protein 268 isoform X2, with product MSLPTTEDTTDHAAAIPPPGVQTKEWVKFEEEATPGASSTPKKADHGENKPETNIPALIKPDSVTVNVSKINKSLDPGEREHKKNDNYSGAVIATNSVQINLDRSGMNRSVTNEIPEHNLQPSAAGVFNPKSASLKTIDLRDASNGRNVISTPIGNIRQGFANGDTIVTLLPVNTKWPWITPARFRPELVPEELMAQGLTLTVEDYVHIMELLVNDVRFNMYNICYKRILVVWIFTAFVVLLGLLFSGVTGLTLFGLGVMWLVLNAAAIFLCMFIKIKLNHNLEKCMAQVNKHLLRHKIILGLDDRGKISCHKVNLCFIYFDTTDCIKKLQEVIEREEREGRVISNDESSRSRRQRELQQRMDIDDSDIVIQGATTTRVSRKQERAELLLLRYASRWSHHFVRHRLALAVDSQERNGRNSIGISVQPPRHCISARCPCQFIEEHLKYKPKAGQRRWHNFHFSTIYTV from the exons ATGAGCTTGCCAACGACAGAAGATACCACTGACCATGCAGCTGCCATTCCACCACCCGGTGTACAAACTAAAGAATGGGTGAAGTTCGAGGAGGAAGCAACCCCTGGTGCTTCCTCTACCCCAAAGAAAGCTGATCATGGAGAAAACAAGCCAGAAACAAACATTCCAGCTCTCATCAAACCAGACTCTGTGACAGTAAATGTCAGTAAAATCAACAAATCCTTGGATccaggagagcgagagcacaAGAAGAATGACAATTACAGTGGAGCTGTTATTGCAACCAATTCTGTTCAAATCAATTTAGATCGCTCTGGGATGAATCGTTCAGTGACAAATGAAATCCCAGAGCATAACCTGCAGCCCTCTGCAGCAGGTGTTTTTAATCCAAAAAGTGCCTCCTTGAAAACTATAGATTTGCGCGATGCCTCCAATGGCAGAAATGTCATAAGTACCCCTATTGGTAATATTAGGCAAGGCTTTGCCAATGGCGATACTATTGTTACTCTTTTACCGGTAAACACTAAGTGGCCTTGGATAACTCCAGCTAGGTTTCGTCCAGAACTAGTACCTGAAGAATTGATGGCACAAGGTCTAACG CTGACAGTTGAAGATTATGTGCACATAATGGAGCTTCTTGTAAACGACGTTCGATTCAACATGTACAATATTTGTTACAAGAGGATCCTTGTAGTATGGATATTCACCGCATTCGTGGTCTTATTAGGATTACTGTTCTCTGGAGTAACTGGACTTACATTATTTGGTCTAGGAGTCATGTGGCTGGTCCTAAATGCTGCTGCCATATTTTTATGCATGttcataaaaatcaaattaaatcaCAACCTTGAGAAGTGCATGGCTCAAGTCAATAAGCATCTACTTCGGCATAAAATTATTCTCGGCCTTGATGACAGAGGAAAGATATCATGTCACAAAGTCAATTTATGCTTCATATATTTTGACACCACTGACTGCATC AAAAAATTACAAGAGGTAATTGAGCGTGAGGAGCGGGAAGGAAGAGTAATCAGTAACGACGAGAGCTCGAGATCGCGACGTCAGCgtgagctgcagcagcgcatgGACATTGATGACAGTGACATCGTCATTCAAGGCGCTACCACTACGCGAGTGTCGCGTAAACAG GAGCGGGCGGAGTTGCTGTTGCTGAGGTACGCGTCGCGCTGGTCGCATCATTTCGTGCGGCACAGGCTCGCCCTGGCCGTCGACTCGCAGGAGCGCAACGGGCGCAACTCGATCGGGATCTCGGTCCAGCCACCTCGTCACTGTATCTCTGCTCGCTGCCCTTGTCAATTCATTGAAGAACACCTTAAGTACAAGCCCAAAG